A stretch of the Teredinibacter haidensis genome encodes the following:
- a CDS encoding cyclic nucleotide-binding domain-containing protein: MLDIQTLKNFIPFNGLEDDYLKEALEKIEVQEYGKGQMLFKRGRAVSSKFYLLDGQVDLINSAFYVSTVLGQSATANNTLNPDSPTLCSAVAKSPTVRVFSIDAESLDRITAWSQSAVADNFDDFEYSTGEFEVEELGEEGGDWMAALLQAPLFSKVPLTQVQELFLRFEDVSLKKGEAVIKEGERGDYFYVLVSGSARVHNRSDSVDLVIHPGQFFGEESLLGDTPRNASVEMLSSGRLKRLNAENFNALLKAPVVRYVEDQSLEKLDKPYKLLDVKMPMEYRIHHMPGAINIPLSRLRSSLSELGRTNIYIVPDDAGSRADIAAHLLCQAGFDALILKNASQSS; encoded by the coding sequence ATGTTAGATATACAAACTCTTAAAAATTTTATCCCCTTCAATGGATTGGAGGATGATTACCTAAAGGAAGCACTCGAAAAAATTGAGGTACAGGAATACGGAAAAGGCCAGATGCTGTTTAAACGCGGCCGTGCTGTGAGCAGTAAATTCTATTTATTGGACGGACAAGTAGATTTGATTAACAGCGCTTTTTACGTTTCTACCGTATTAGGACAATCCGCTACCGCCAACAATACGCTCAACCCCGATTCCCCCACACTTTGCTCTGCGGTCGCAAAATCACCGACGGTTCGGGTATTTAGTATCGATGCTGAATCGCTCGATCGGATAACGGCATGGAGCCAGTCGGCAGTTGCCGATAATTTCGACGATTTTGAATACTCTACAGGAGAATTTGAGGTCGAAGAATTGGGTGAAGAGGGAGGAGATTGGATGGCAGCACTGCTGCAGGCGCCGCTGTTTTCCAAAGTGCCGCTTACTCAGGTGCAGGAACTCTTTTTACGCTTTGAAGATGTTTCCCTGAAAAAGGGGGAAGCCGTTATTAAAGAAGGTGAACGCGGCGATTATTTTTACGTGTTAGTGTCCGGCAGTGCGCGTGTGCATAACCGATCGGATAGTGTCGATTTAGTGATTCATCCCGGGCAGTTTTTTGGTGAGGAATCATTGCTTGGGGATACGCCTCGTAATGCCTCTGTAGAAATGCTTTCCAGTGGGCGCTTAAAACGTTTAAATGCAGAAAACTTCAATGCCTTGTTAAAAGCACCGGTCGTGCGTTACGTGGAAGATCAGAGTTTGGAAAAACTCGATAAGCCCTATAAATTACTCGACGTAAAAATGCCCATGGAGTACCGCATTCACCATATGCCAGGGGCCATTAATATTCCATTGTCACGTCTGCGAAGTTCGCTCTCAGAACTGGGACGCACCAATATCTACATCGTGCCGGACGACGCTGGTAGCCGTGCGGATATTGCTGCACACCTCTTATGTCAGGCGGGATTCGATGCCTTAATCCTTAAAAACGCCTCTCAATCATCATAA
- a CDS encoding SpoIIE family protein phosphatase, giving the protein MKILIVDDHAYNRDLLTFILNDEGHECVEVENGKEACEIYRKDQSIELILMDINMPVMDGVEATKIIKAESGDRFVPVIFVTALDDSDVIASCLGAGGDDFVPKPVNENVLLAKIYAHDRVRGLYSRLQQANKSLLYHQRLMKREHTIVEHIFARGNQRSKTRCDNIVTYTSPASMFDGDMVLSAASPSGGVYLIVGDFTGHGLAAAIGSLPVTEVFNNLVAKQVSVSKIAVQLNERLFELLPTNMFCCATIMHLDSTGVEVTFWSGGMNDLLVFRRGSGELEKIEATHMPLGILSVADFDDGFQKLKIKGGDKIYVYTDGVNEAVNVSGEAFGLGRLEEIILAGGDRVVENVTRAVSQFNEGGEQSDDMSMAEITGGKVVHRSQKTGEVIDVGARYLNADSLPWSFSLRIEGKDLGDASIVSQIIAFVSGVRGIEPHLDRISTIISELYSNSLERGVLRLGAALKNSDEDIEAYSREREQRLQSLDGEFIDIEIRYLRETLNKLQLKITDSGDGFDCEKANREGETGGNRLSQGIPLLRSLCSSLTYTNKGRTAIAVYDLDCSCNP; this is encoded by the coding sequence ATGAAAATTTTAATCGTCGATGATCATGCCTACAACCGGGATCTCCTTACGTTTATTTTGAATGATGAAGGGCATGAGTGCGTTGAAGTTGAAAATGGAAAAGAAGCCTGTGAGATCTATCGAAAGGATCAATCTATTGAGTTGATTTTGATGGATATTAATATGCCGGTAATGGACGGTGTGGAGGCGACAAAAATTATTAAGGCTGAAAGCGGTGATCGTTTCGTACCTGTTATTTTTGTTACCGCACTTGATGATAGTGATGTTATCGCCAGTTGTTTGGGTGCCGGTGGAGATGATTTTGTTCCAAAACCCGTAAATGAAAATGTATTGTTGGCAAAAATTTATGCCCATGATCGTGTGCGAGGTTTGTATTCCCGTTTGCAGCAGGCAAATAAATCACTGTTGTACCACCAGCGGTTAATGAAGCGGGAACACACGATTGTTGAGCATATTTTTGCGCGTGGAAATCAGCGCAGTAAAACCCGTTGTGACAATATTGTTACCTATACATCGCCCGCCTCTATGTTTGATGGTGATATGGTATTGAGTGCCGCTTCCCCAAGTGGTGGAGTGTATTTGATTGTCGGCGATTTTACCGGTCACGGCTTGGCGGCGGCAATAGGTTCGCTTCCCGTTACCGAAGTATTTAATAATCTGGTTGCGAAGCAAGTCAGTGTTTCGAAAATAGCTGTCCAGTTGAATGAACGCTTGTTTGAACTTCTTCCCACCAATATGTTTTGCTGTGCCACCATTATGCACTTGGATTCTACCGGTGTAGAAGTGACCTTCTGGTCGGGCGGGATGAATGATCTGCTTGTTTTTCGCCGGGGCTCAGGTGAGCTGGAAAAAATTGAAGCGACCCATATGCCATTAGGTATCTTATCGGTGGCCGATTTTGATGATGGCTTTCAAAAACTCAAAATAAAGGGGGGTGATAAAATTTACGTCTATACCGATGGCGTGAATGAGGCGGTAAACGTTTCAGGAGAAGCGTTTGGCCTGGGGCGTTTGGAGGAGATTATTCTCGCCGGTGGGGACCGTGTTGTTGAAAATGTCACTCGGGCGGTTAGTCAGTTTAATGAAGGGGGAGAGCAATCCGATGATATGTCCATGGCCGAAATTACGGGAGGCAAGGTTGTCCATCGCTCACAGAAAACTGGAGAGGTAATTGATGTTGGAGCGCGGTATCTCAACGCAGACTCTTTACCCTGGAGTTTTTCTCTACGGATCGAAGGAAAAGACTTGGGTGACGCGAGTATTGTGAGCCAGATAATAGCGTTTGTTTCCGGGGTTCGAGGTATTGAGCCGCATCTGGATAGGATTTCTACCATTATCAGCGAGCTGTATAGTAATAGCCTTGAGCGCGGGGTGTTGCGCCTGGGGGCAGCGCTAAAAAATTCTGACGAAGACATTGAAGCCTATTCGCGAGAGCGTGAGCAACGATTGCAATCGCTTGATGGTGAGTTTATCGATATTGAAATACGCTACCTGCGCGAAACACTCAATAAACTACAGTTAAAAATTACGGACAGTGGCGATGGATTTGATTGCGAAAAAGCTAATCGTGAAGGTGAAACTGGCGGTAATAGGCTTTCCCAGGGTATACCTTTATTGCGTAGCCTGTGTTCTTCTTTAACCTACACTAACAAAGGCAGAACAGCTATCGCCGTTTACGACCTTGATTGCTCCTGCAACCCGTGA
- the tsaB gene encoding tRNA (adenosine(37)-N6)-threonylcarbamoyltransferase complex dimerization subunit type 1 TsaB, which translates to MLRILALDASTEVCSVAVNNGEQVISRYCDTPKSHSKELLPLIDEVLREAGIALNNLDAIAVARGPGSFTGIRIGLGIVQGLSYGANLPIVGVNTLEVMVQGYRDQSRDDGSAIYVPALDARMGEVYWAAYLSQQDSFSEKIISQVSSPEVLRKQLEQVGKARSVVAIGHGWTVEELNGLEVSVLQPEFKPHANAVLTLANQIIKKAGSLDHFSIAAIEPIYLRNEVTWQKRQRIRTSDV; encoded by the coding sequence ATGCTTCGAATCCTCGCGTTAGATGCCTCCACTGAAGTTTGTTCTGTTGCCGTGAATAACGGGGAGCAAGTTATTAGCCGCTACTGTGACACCCCCAAATCCCACTCCAAAGAGCTATTACCTCTTATCGACGAAGTTTTAAGAGAGGCAGGCATAGCGCTGAACAACCTTGATGCTATTGCAGTGGCTCGCGGGCCGGGTTCGTTTACCGGTATTCGTATCGGTTTGGGCATTGTGCAGGGCCTATCCTATGGTGCAAACCTTCCGATTGTGGGTGTAAACACCCTTGAGGTTATGGTGCAGGGATATAGAGATCAATCTAGAGATGATGGCAGCGCTATTTATGTGCCGGCGTTGGATGCCCGAATGGGAGAAGTGTATTGGGCAGCCTATTTATCGCAGCAAGACAGTTTTTCAGAAAAAATTATTTCGCAGGTGAGCTCGCCAGAAGTTCTTCGAAAACAATTGGAGCAAGTAGGAAAGGCTCGGTCTGTTGTTGCAATTGGGCATGGTTGGACTGTAGAGGAGTTGAATGGCCTGGAGGTATCCGTACTTCAGCCCGAATTTAAACCTCATGCCAATGCTGTGCTAACCCTGGCAAATCAAATTATAAAAAAAGCGGGAAGTTTGGATCACTTTTCCATAGCCGCTATCGAGCCCATCTATTTACGTAATGAAGTAACGTGGCAAAAACGCCAGCGCATTCGCACATCGGATGTTTAA
- the bioA gene encoding adenosylmethionine--8-amino-7-oxononanoate transaminase, whose product MSLSQEQILEIDKNHIWHPYSSINSTQELYAVESCSGVSIRLKDGRELIDGMASWWSMIHGYNHPELNQAIHRQLESTAHVMFGGLTHEPAAQLAQTLVEISPRDLEQVFFCDSGSVAVEVALKMAVQYWHAKGLPQKHKILSLRSGYHGDTFGAMSVCDPETGMHQLFNGVLAEQLFSEAPGCKFDQPWDDRYIQDIQQQLEQHHQQLAAVILEPIVQGAGGMRFYSPEYLRRVKQLCAHFDVLLIADEIATGFGRAGKLFACEFADISPDILCLGKALTGGYLTLAATLCTNAVAETICAGEAGCFMHGPTFMANPLACAVANKSIELLLKSPWQEKIRDIEKGLRGGLAPCSELQSVADVRCLGAIGVVEMKEPVDMARITPAFVQQGVWVRPFGTRVYVMPPYCITTEQLTTLTDAIFQVLSHH is encoded by the coding sequence ATGTCACTCAGCCAAGAGCAAATTCTAGAGATTGATAAAAACCATATTTGGCATCCTTACTCTTCCATCAATTCCACTCAGGAACTCTACGCGGTGGAGTCCTGTTCCGGCGTTAGTATCCGCTTGAAAGATGGGCGGGAACTCATTGATGGTATGGCCTCCTGGTGGAGTATGATCCACGGCTACAATCACCCCGAACTAAATCAGGCCATTCACAGGCAACTGGAAAGCACCGCTCATGTTATGTTCGGTGGTCTTACCCACGAACCGGCAGCGCAATTGGCGCAAACACTTGTCGAGATTTCACCACGCGATTTGGAACAGGTTTTCTTTTGCGATTCCGGCTCGGTAGCCGTAGAAGTGGCGTTAAAGATGGCCGTTCAATACTGGCACGCCAAGGGACTTCCACAGAAACATAAAATCCTCAGCCTTAGAAGCGGATACCACGGTGATACGTTTGGCGCGATGTCTGTCTGCGACCCCGAAACCGGTATGCATCAACTTTTTAATGGCGTGCTCGCCGAACAGTTATTTAGTGAGGCTCCAGGTTGTAAATTTGATCAACCCTGGGATGATCGATATATCCAGGATATCCAGCAGCAACTTGAGCAACACCACCAACAGTTGGCGGCTGTAATTCTAGAGCCCATCGTGCAGGGTGCCGGTGGAATGCGTTTCTACTCGCCGGAATACCTGCGCAGAGTAAAACAACTATGTGCGCATTTCGATGTTCTCTTGATTGCCGACGAAATTGCCACCGGTTTTGGCCGCGCAGGAAAACTCTTCGCCTGTGAATTTGCCGACATATCACCAGATATACTTTGCCTCGGTAAAGCCTTAACCGGCGGTTACCTCACGCTGGCAGCAACACTTTGTACAAACGCAGTAGCCGAAACCATCTGTGCGGGCGAAGCCGGTTGTTTTATGCATGGCCCAACATTTATGGCAAACCCGCTGGCCTGCGCAGTGGCAAACAAGAGTATCGAGCTGTTACTGAAGAGCCCCTGGCAAGAAAAAATTCGTGATATTGAAAAAGGCTTGCGCGGCGGCCTAGCGCCCTGCTCCGAATTACAATCCGTTGCAGATGTCCGCTGTTTAGGCGCCATTGGTGTTGTTGAAATGAAAGAACCGGTGGATATGGCCAGGATTACACCGGCATTTGTGCAACAAGGTGTGTGGGTAAGACCTTTCGGCACGCGGGTCTATGTTATGCCTCCCTACTGCATAACGACAGAGCAACTAACAACCTTGACCGACGCGATTTTTCAGGTGCTTAGCCATCATTAG
- the adk gene encoding adenylate kinase: MQVILLGAPGAGKGTQAKFIMEAFGIPQISTGDMLRAAVKAGTPLGLKVKDIMTSGGLVSDAIIIDLVKERITQDDCEGGFLFDGFPRTIPQAEALSDAGIDIDYVLEIFVEDDEIVSRLGGRRVHEASGRVYHVIHNAPKQEGLDDETGEPLVQREDDKEETVRNRLEIYHQQTEPLVAYYQNQEANNPNASVRYSQVNGVGSLEDIKNSVLRVLGK; the protein is encoded by the coding sequence ATGCAGGTAATTTTATTGGGTGCGCCCGGAGCAGGTAAGGGTACACAAGCCAAATTTATTATGGAAGCCTTTGGTATCCCGCAAATATCAACGGGCGATATGCTCAGAGCAGCCGTTAAAGCAGGTACGCCTTTGGGGTTGAAGGTTAAAGATATTATGACCTCGGGCGGCTTGGTTTCCGATGCGATTATTATCGATCTGGTAAAAGAGCGTATAACCCAGGACGATTGTGAGGGCGGTTTCCTGTTTGACGGATTTCCTCGTACTATTCCACAGGCTGAAGCATTGAGTGACGCAGGGATTGATATAGATTATGTCCTGGAAATTTTTGTAGAAGACGACGAAATCGTTTCGCGTTTAGGTGGTCGCCGTGTACATGAAGCCTCTGGTCGCGTATATCACGTTATTCATAACGCTCCCAAGCAGGAAGGTCTTGATGATGAAACCGGTGAGCCTTTGGTTCAGCGTGAAGATGACAAAGAAGAAACGGTACGTAATCGCCTGGAAATTTATCACCAGCAAACGGAGCCGCTTGTTGCTTATTATCAAAATCAGGAAGCGAATAATCCAAATGCCTCTGTGCGCTATTCTCAAGTGAACGGTGTAGGCAGCTTGGAAGACATAAAAAACAGTGTTTTAAGGGTGCTGGGAAAATAA
- a CDS encoding M18 family aminopeptidase, which translates to MSSSKITTGLLDFIAASPTPFHAALSLRSLLVTAGFTELDELERWDLTLGGRYFVVRGGSSILAFVKGQGEPQETGIRIIGAHTDSPCLKVKPVPEINVKGYWQLGIEVYGGALLNPWFDRDLSIAGKVSYLTKSGGLKAALIDFKKPVACIPSLAIHLDREANQNRSVNPQTDMNAVVYQADDNVSFRSLLLSMLEDADAEEVLDYNLSFYDTQSPAVIGLKDEFIASARLDNLLSCYLGLQALINASDEHTSVLICNDHEEVGSNTDVGAQGPLLDEVIDRLLPSGEQRQMALRRSLMFSVDNAHGVHPNYVKKHDDKHGPLLNCGPVVKFDANQSYATSSSTSALVRWLAKATEDRAEIPLQTYVTRADMRCGSTIGPLTAAGVGVTTVDIGVPTFAMHSVRELAGERDLSLMQELLVRFLSRASLPVASKL; encoded by the coding sequence ATGTCGTCCTCGAAAATTACCACTGGTTTATTGGATTTTATTGCGGCGTCGCCGACTCCGTTTCATGCCGCATTAAGTTTACGGAGTCTATTGGTTACGGCCGGTTTTACCGAGTTGGATGAACTTGAGCGTTGGGATTTAACCTTGGGCGGACGGTATTTTGTTGTTCGTGGTGGTAGTTCCATCTTGGCGTTTGTGAAGGGCCAAGGCGAACCGCAGGAAACGGGTATCCGCATTATTGGTGCTCATACCGATAGCCCTTGCCTTAAAGTCAAACCCGTACCTGAAATTAACGTGAAAGGATATTGGCAGCTAGGTATAGAAGTGTACGGTGGTGCTTTACTTAACCCCTGGTTTGATCGGGATCTATCCATCGCGGGTAAAGTATCCTATTTGACAAAAAGTGGTGGATTAAAAGCCGCGCTAATTGATTTTAAAAAGCCTGTGGCCTGCATTCCCAGTCTGGCGATTCACTTGGATAGAGAAGCTAATCAGAATCGTAGTGTTAACCCGCAAACTGATATGAATGCGGTCGTGTATCAGGCTGATGACAACGTTAGCTTCCGCTCACTATTACTGTCTATGCTGGAGGACGCGGATGCGGAGGAGGTACTCGATTATAATCTAAGTTTTTACGATACCCAGTCACCGGCCGTTATAGGATTAAAAGACGAATTCATTGCCAGTGCTCGATTGGATAACTTGCTTAGCTGCTATCTTGGACTTCAGGCGCTTATCAATGCTTCAGACGAGCACACTAGTGTATTGATCTGCAACGATCACGAAGAGGTGGGCAGCAATACGGATGTGGGTGCCCAGGGGCCTTTGTTGGATGAAGTTATTGACCGTCTGCTTCCGAGCGGTGAACAACGGCAAATGGCCTTGCGTCGATCACTTATGTTTTCGGTGGATAATGCTCACGGAGTACACCCCAATTACGTTAAAAAGCATGACGACAAACACGGTCCCCTGTTGAACTGTGGCCCGGTCGTCAAGTTTGACGCCAATCAAAGTTATGCTACTAGCAGTTCGACTTCGGCTTTGGTTCGTTGGTTGGCAAAAGCCACAGAAGATAGAGCCGAAATTCCGCTGCAAACCTATGTTACTCGCGCGGACATGCGCTGTGGCAGTACCATCGGGCCGCTGACTGCAGCGGGCGTTGGGGTTACAACGGTGGACATTGGCGTGCCCACTTTTGCTATGCATTCTGTTCGAGAGTTGGCCGGAGAGCGGGATTTGAGCTTGATGCAAGAATTGCTCGTGCGTTTTTTGAGTAGAGCGTCACTTCCCGTTGCGTCTAAACTGTGA
- a CDS encoding tRNA-queuosine alpha-mannosyltransferase domain-containing protein, protein MTNLLLSAYDADSHRRWREGVVAHCDQCEWTSLQLPARYFNWRIRGNSLSWALGERDTLIRPYQLILATSMVDLSTLKGLVPELSRTPSILYFHENQFAYPVSEHQQYALEPRMVNLYSALAADALVFNTDYNRESFLLGVDKLLSKMPDAVPKGVTASLSVKSQVLAVPLEPNTFRVNRAGYKPPLEIVWNHRWEYDKGPQKLLGCLQALPPQLQLKLHIIGQQFRREPEAFSDIHQLLTERNWLGHWGYLDNPSDYMQLLQRCHLVLSTALHDFQGLSVLEAVAAGCIPLVPDRLAYRELFPPSFRYTSHFENNQPQTHGAVESESAACAAKIIEYYERLASDAELPAPPNLQALSWSQLQARYSALFAEFSRPSGGL, encoded by the coding sequence ATGACGAATTTACTCCTTTCTGCTTATGATGCCGATAGTCACCGACGCTGGCGAGAGGGGGTGGTGGCGCATTGCGATCAGTGCGAGTGGACAAGTTTACAGCTGCCCGCTCGTTATTTTAACTGGCGTATCCGCGGTAATAGTTTAAGTTGGGCGTTAGGGGAAAGGGACACGTTAATACGCCCGTATCAGTTGATTTTGGCGACATCCATGGTTGATTTGAGCACTCTTAAAGGTTTAGTGCCGGAATTGAGTCGTACACCCAGCATCCTCTATTTTCACGAAAATCAATTCGCCTACCCCGTATCTGAGCATCAGCAATATGCGCTGGAACCGAGAATGGTCAACCTGTATTCCGCGTTGGCGGCGGATGCACTGGTGTTTAATACTGATTACAACCGCGAATCGTTTTTGCTGGGTGTCGATAAGCTTTTAAGTAAAATGCCCGATGCTGTACCCAAGGGGGTGACTGCATCGCTCAGTGTGAAATCTCAGGTGCTTGCAGTGCCATTGGAGCCAAATACCTTTAGAGTGAACCGGGCGGGGTACAAACCGCCATTGGAAATTGTTTGGAATCATCGTTGGGAGTATGACAAGGGGCCGCAGAAATTACTGGGTTGTTTACAGGCGTTGCCGCCGCAATTACAGTTGAAACTTCATATCATTGGCCAACAGTTTCGCCGGGAGCCTGAGGCATTTAGCGATATTCACCAGTTATTAACCGAACGCAATTGGCTGGGGCATTGGGGTTATCTGGACAATCCGTCCGACTACATGCAATTGCTGCAGCGTTGTCATTTGGTGCTGTCTACAGCGTTGCATGATTTTCAGGGATTATCCGTACTGGAAGCCGTGGCGGCCGGATGTATTCCCTTGGTGCCGGACCGATTGGCCTACCGAGAGCTGTTTCCTCCATCTTTTCGTTATACGTCACACTTTGAAAATAACCAGCCTCAAACGCATGGGGCGGTGGAATCTGAGAGTGCTGCCTGTGCGGCCAAGATTATCGAATATTATGAGCGTCTAGCATCGGATGCCGAATTACCTGCCCCCCCAAATTTACAGGCGTTAAGCTGGTCGCAGCTGCAGGCTCGGTACAGCGCACTGTTTGCCGAGTTTTCAAGGCCTAGCGGCGGCCTGTAA
- the ttcA gene encoding tRNA 2-thiocytidine(32) synthetase TtcA → MDQPARKNRIEFNKLQKRLRRNAGKAIADYNMIEAGDKVMVCLSGGKDSFGMLEILMGLQRTAPIDFELVAVNLDQKQPGFPEHVLPQYLDSLGIPYHIIEKDTYSVVKSVIPEGKTTCGLCSRLRRGTLYGFAEEIGATKIALGHHRDDIVETLFLNLFYGGGLKAMPPKLLADDKRNIIIRPMAYCTEPDLEAFAEAKQFPIIPCNLCGSQENLQRQVIKQMLTDWDKQYPGRVETIFSAIQRVSPSQLADNKIFNFRDLMLDRSGESAHSAASSSDNSEKELPLAPAVQFIDALSLG, encoded by the coding sequence TTGGATCAGCCGGCGCGAAAAAATCGAATAGAATTCAACAAGTTACAGAAACGCCTTCGCCGAAACGCGGGAAAGGCTATTGCTGATTACAATATGATCGAAGCGGGCGACAAGGTGATGGTGTGCTTGTCAGGGGGGAAGGACTCTTTCGGTATGCTTGAAATACTGATGGGGCTGCAGCGAACCGCACCCATCGATTTCGAGCTTGTTGCTGTGAACCTCGACCAAAAGCAGCCGGGTTTCCCCGAACATGTGTTGCCACAGTATTTGGATTCGCTAGGTATTCCCTATCATATTATTGAGAAAGACACCTACAGTGTTGTGAAATCGGTGATTCCCGAGGGGAAAACTACCTGCGGTCTATGTTCGCGCTTACGTCGAGGTACGCTCTATGGCTTTGCCGAGGAGATTGGTGCAACAAAAATCGCGTTGGGACATCATCGTGACGATATTGTTGAAACACTCTTTCTGAATCTGTTTTACGGTGGCGGGTTAAAGGCTATGCCGCCAAAATTGCTGGCGGATGACAAGCGCAATATCATTATTCGTCCAATGGCCTATTGTACAGAACCTGATCTGGAAGCCTTCGCCGAGGCGAAGCAGTTTCCCATTATTCCCTGTAACCTATGCGGTTCGCAGGAGAATTTACAGCGTCAGGTTATAAAACAGATGCTTACGGATTGGGATAAACAATACCCGGGACGAGTGGAAACGATTTTTTCTGCTATTCAGCGTGTATCACCATCACAACTGGCAGACAATAAGATATTCAATTTTCGTGACTTAATGCTGGATCGAAGTGGTGAAAGTGCTCATTCTGCCGCAAGTAGTAGCGATAATTCCGAGAAGGAACTACCCTTAGCTCCGGCCGTTCAATTTATCGATGCGCTGTCTTTGGGTTAG
- a CDS encoding undecaprenyl-diphosphate phosphatase has protein sequence MDLVQVIVLALIQGVTEFLPISSSAHLILPKEILGWPDQGLAFDVAVHVGTLLAVVMYFRRDISALIRGWLQSVAGKGLSVDGRIAWYIAAATIPAGLVGLFLGDFIEANLRSTAVIATTTIVFGIILAVADRLPSRIKELAQLTLVAALIIGLAQALALIPGTSRSGITITAALFLGFKCTDAARFSFLLSIPIIVLSGGYKGLELAMAPAGVDWFSIILGVALSGISAYLCIHYFLSFINRLSMMPFVVYRLLLGALLIVFIL, from the coding sequence ATGGATTTAGTTCAGGTCATCGTTTTGGCTTTGATTCAGGGAGTTACCGAGTTTCTGCCCATTTCCAGTTCGGCACATCTTATTTTGCCCAAAGAAATCCTTGGCTGGCCTGATCAGGGATTAGCTTTCGATGTTGCGGTCCATGTTGGTACATTGTTGGCGGTGGTTATGTATTTCCGCCGGGATATCTCTGCACTTATTCGGGGCTGGTTGCAATCGGTGGCAGGGAAAGGGTTGAGCGTTGATGGTCGAATTGCCTGGTATATTGCAGCAGCTACAATTCCTGCAGGTTTGGTCGGTTTGTTTTTGGGTGATTTTATTGAGGCTAACTTGCGCTCTACAGCCGTTATCGCCACAACTACCATTGTATTCGGTATTATCCTGGCAGTTGCAGACAGGCTCCCTTCTCGGATAAAAGAATTGGCTCAGTTAACGCTGGTTGCAGCGCTAATTATTGGATTAGCCCAGGCGCTAGCGCTTATTCCCGGGACTTCTCGATCTGGCATTACGATCACAGCAGCACTTTTCCTCGGCTTTAAATGTACAGATGCCGCTCGTTTTTCTTTCCTGCTGTCAATTCCAATTATCGTTCTTAGCGGCGGTTATAAAGGCTTGGAGTTGGCAATGGCGCCTGCTGGAGTGGATTGGTTTTCTATTATATTAGGTGTTGCGCTTTCGGGTATCAGTGCTTACCTTTGTATACATTACTTCTTAAGCTTTATTAATCGGCTGAGTATGATGCCGTTTGTGGTGTATCGCTTGTTGCTTGGCGCGTTGTTAATTGTGTTTATTCTATAG
- a CDS encoding tryptophan--tRNA ligase, with amino-acid sequence MSVKRVLTGITTSGTPHLGNYVGAIRPAIQASQAGDTEPFYFLADLHAIIKCHQPELIRQSAKEVAATWLALGLDTEKAVFYRQSDVPEITELSWILSCMAAKGLMNRAHAYKAAVANNTEEGADPDFGITMGLYSYPVLMAADILMFNANRVPVGKDQIQHVEMARDIAGRFNHRFGEVFALPEAVVDDSVAVLQGLDGRKMSKSYNNTIPLFLTEKQLRKHINKIKTNLLEPGEPKDPDTSTVFQVWQAFANEEQTALMRKQFEEGIAWGEAKKQLFELVNTEIGGARERYNELLEDTSSIEKVLQQGAEKARDVSAPMLTKVRNAIGIGAM; translated from the coding sequence ATGTCTGTTAAACGCGTTCTTACCGGCATTACAACCAGCGGTACCCCTCATCTGGGCAATTATGTGGGCGCTATTCGCCCGGCCATTCAGGCCAGTCAGGCTGGGGACACAGAGCCCTTTTATTTTCTTGCCGACCTGCACGCGATTATTAAGTGCCATCAGCCTGAGCTGATCCGTCAGTCGGCCAAAGAAGTGGCTGCTACCTGGCTTGCGTTGGGGTTGGATACAGAGAAAGCCGTATTTTACCGACAGTCCGACGTCCCTGAAATTACGGAGTTAAGTTGGATTCTGAGCTGTATGGCAGCAAAGGGTTTGATGAATCGCGCGCACGCCTATAAAGCGGCTGTGGCGAACAATACGGAAGAAGGCGCGGATCCGGATTTTGGCATCACCATGGGTCTCTATAGTTACCCGGTATTAATGGCTGCGGATATTTTAATGTTCAACGCGAATCGTGTTCCTGTCGGTAAGGATCAAATACAGCATGTGGAAATGGCCCGCGATATTGCCGGTCGTTTTAATCATCGTTTTGGAGAAGTGTTTGCGTTGCCCGAAGCCGTTGTCGATGATTCCGTGGCTGTGTTACAGGGCTTGGATGGACGCAAAATGAGTAAAAGCTACAATAACACCATCCCGCTGTTCTTAACGGAAAAGCAGTTACGTAAGCATATCAACAAAATTAAAACCAATTTACTTGAGCCTGGCGAACCCAAAGACCCCGATACCTCGACCGTTTTTCAGGTGTGGCAGGCATTTGCCAATGAAGAGCAAACAGCGTTGATGCGAAAGCAGTTTGAAGAAGGCATTGCTTGGGGTGAAGCCAAGAAACAGTTGTTTGAATTGGTCAACACCGAAATCGGTGGGGCACGTGAACGCTATAACGAATTGTTGGAAGATACCTCCAGCATTGAAAAAGTTTTACAGCAGGGTGCTGAAAAAGCGCGCGATGTTAGCGCTCCAATGCTGACCAAGGTGCGCAACGCTATCGGTATTGGCGCTATGTGA